CGGCACGCCGTTCCCCGCGACCGCCGCGCTGCGCGCCACCGCCACCCAGGCGCTGTCCCGCTTCGACCTGGACTTCGCGGGCAACACGCTGCACACGGTGAGCGTGGACGGCGCCCCGGCCCGGTTCACCCGCGACGGCGACGAACTGGTCGTCACCCCGGCGCGGCCCATCCCCCGCGGCGGCACGTTCACCGTCCGGGTCGCCTACACCGCCGACCCCACGCTGCGCCGCCACCGCGACGACGCCATCCAGGACTACGGCTGGGTCCCCACGGCCGACGGCACCCTGCTGGCCCCGCAGCCCGACGGCGCCCGGATGGTCTTCCCGGCCGACGACCACCCCAGCCTGCGCGCGCCGTTCACCTTCCACGTCACCACCCCGCCGGGCCTGACCGCCGTCGCCAACGGACGGCTCGTGGAGCGTGTACGGCAGCCGGACGGGCGGACCCGGTGGACGTACGACTCCGAGCACCCGCTCGCGCCCCAGCTGGTCCAGCTGGCCATCGGCAGGTTCGCCCTCGTGGACGGCACGGGGCCGCACGGACTGCCCGTGCGCGACGTGGTCGCCGAGGACCTGGTCGGCGCCACCCGCGCGTACCGCTCGCTCACCCCGGACCATCTGGCCTGGCTGGAACAGCGGCTCGGCCCCTACCCCTTCCGGCGCTACGGCGTGCTGGTCGGGGACACGGAGCTGCCGGTGGCCCTGGAGACCCAGTCGCTGTCCGTGGTGCCCAGCGCCGACCTGCTCGGCGACCGGGTCGACGCCGAACGCAACCTGGTGCACGAACTCGCCCACCACTGGACCGGCGACAGCGTGGCGATCCGCCGCTGGTCCGACCTGTGGCTGAGCGAGGGACACGCCCGCTACTACGAACGCCTCTACACCGACGGTCACGGCGGCCCGGACCTCGACGAGGCGATGCGGGCCGCCTACGAGCAGCACGACCAGTGGCGGCACGACGACGGCGCGCCCGCCGAACCCACCGCGGGGACCCTGTTCCGCCAGATGCGCTACGACGGCTCCGCGCTGGTCCTCTACGCGCTGCGCCAGAAGGTGGGCGAGGCCGCCTTCGACCGGATCGAACGGTCCTGGGTGACGACCTATCGGGGCCGGGTGGCCGGCACCCGAGACTTCGTCAGACTGGCCTCCCGCGTGGCCGGTCAGGACCTGACGCCCTTTCTGACGGCGTGGCTGTACGGGCCGCACACCCCGCCCATGCCCGGCCGTCCCGACTGGCGCGTGGACCCCGTCGAGGAGGACTGAGGACCGCCCCGCCCGGCCCGGCGCGACTGCCGCCGACCGGGTGGCCTGTACCCGGTGGCTGGTCCACGCCGGTGACGCTCGGCGCGACGCGGCGCGCGAGGCACGGAAACGTACGAGGGGTGACGCACAGGGCAACCCCCCATCGCCCTGCCCGCGTTTGTCCTGGCCTCACCGACCTCGTTGGAGGCAGCCCGCATGAAGAAACGCGTCGCCCCACGCGTCCTAGGAGCCGTACGCGGACACCGGCGGATCATCTGCGTGACCGCCTCTGCTGCACTGCTGGTGCCCTTGCTGATCGACCGTTCGGCCGACACGGGCTCGCCGCCCGACCAGCGACTGCAGGACGACTACACCGCCGCGGCGGACGAGTACCACGTGCCCCGCAACGTCCTGATGGGCGTGTCCTACCTCCAGTCCCGGTGGGACTCCCACCCCGGCACCCCGAGCGTCGTCGGCGGCTTCGGGCCGATGCACCTGGTGGACACCCACGTGGCGCCGGCGCCGGAAGCCCCGCACGACCCCGCACGGCCGAGCGCCGCGGCGGCCGGGCCGCCCGCCAGGCCTGACGCCGGCACCCCGGACAAGCCCGCCGCGCAGTCGGCGGACCTGCAGCGGGCCGCGATCCTGACGGGGCTGCCGGCCGCGCAGCTGCGCACGGAGGACGCCGCCAACGTGCGGGGGGGCGCCGCCCTCCTCGCGGCGACCCAGCGGCAGCTCGGCAAGCCGCTCAGCGCCAACCCGGCGGACTGGTGGGAGGCCGTGGCCAAGTTCCCCGGCACCACCGACAAGGTGTCCGCCGAGATCTACGCGAACGACGTCTTCGACGTGATCCGCCGGGGCGCGCAGCGCACCACCGACGCGGGACAGCACGTCACCCTCACCGCGAGCCCCGGGGTGCGCCCGCACGCGCCCGCCGCCCAGGGCGGCCCCCGGCCGAAGAACGTCGAGTGCCCGCCCGAGCTGTCCTGCTCCTGGCTCGGCGCGCCCTACGTCCGGATCGACGACGACGCGTACGGCAACCACGACCTGGCCGACCGGCCCAAGGACCAGCGGATCGACTACATCGTCATCCACGACACCGAGGCGCCCCTGGCGTCGATGCTCCTGACCATCCAGGACCCCGAGGAGGCGTCCTGGCACTACTCCGTCCGCTCCAGCGACGGTCACGTCACCCAGCACATCAGGACCAAGGACGCGGCCTGGCACTCCGGGAGCCAGTTCGTCAACGCCCGCTCGATCGGCGTGGAGCACGAGGGCTTCCTGCGGCACCCCGACGCCTGGTACACGGAGCAGATGTACCGGTCGTCGGCCCGCCTGGTGCGCTACCTGGCGAAGAAGTACCAGGTCCCGATGGACCGGCAGCACATCTTCGGGCACGACAACGTGCCGGCCCCGACCGAGGACAGCATCCCGGACATGCACGACGACCCGGGCCCGTTCTGGGACTGGCGGCACTACTTCGACCTGCTCGGCGCGCCGCTGCGGGCCACCGCCGGGCCCGACAGCGACGTCGTGATGATCCTGCCGGACTACGGCAAGCACAAGCCGCGCTTCACGGGGTGCGCCAAGCCCGGGGTGCGCTGCGCGCCGCACGGCTCCAGCGCCGTGCGGCTGCGCAGCGAGCCGTCCGACGACGCGCCCCTCATCCAGGACCCGGGCCGGCGCCCGGACGGCGAGGACTCCACGGAGGACGTCAACGACCTCGGCTCGCGGGTCTCGGCGGGCCAGACCTTCGCGGTCGCGGGGCGCAGCGGCGACTGGACGGCCATCTGGTTCCAGGGCCACAAGGCGTGGTTCAGGAACCCGAAGGCGCAGCCGACCGCGGTCGGCGCGCGCGGCCGGGTGGTGACCCCGAAGGAGGGCGTGAAGGAGATCTCCGTGTTCGGCCGCGCCCTGCCCGAGAAGGACGCCTACCCGGAGGGCGTGGACGAGCAGCCGGAGGCGCCGCTCCCCTACTCCCTGCGGGCCGGGCAGCGGTACGTGACGCAGTCCCGCGTCCTCGGCTCCTACATCGACCGGTCGTCCTTCGGCGACTCCCCGGCCCCGGTGGTGAAGGGTCAGGAGGCGTACTACGAGATCCAGTTCGACCACCGGCTCGCCTACGTCCGGGCGAGCGACGTGGACGTGGTGGACCCGCCGGCCGCCGCGGGGCCCGGGCACCCGGCCACGACCGCGGGCCACTGACCCGGCCGCGGCTCGGCGCCACCGGCCCGGCCGGGCCCGGCCCTCAGAGGCCGGCTGCCCGGTGGGTCGGGCGGCCCGCCACCACGGTGAGCACGACCGGCAGCCCGGCCAGCTCGTCGTCGGGGACCTCCAGCGGGTTCCCGGCCAGGACGGTCAGGTCGGCGCGGTGGCCGGCGGCGAGCCGGCCGGCCAGGTGCTCCTCGCCCGCGACCCAGGCCGCGTTCAGGGTGATGCCCTGGAGCGCCTGCAGCGGGGTGAGGGCCTGGCCGGGCCCGTGCG
Above is a genomic segment from Streptomyces collinus Tu 365 containing:
- a CDS encoding M1 family metallopeptidase; protein product: MRGPSVRHGSRARRAALVLAGAAGVTAAVLTVVLPAGERTAPPRAGRPAPGGSPRPAGEVPSPGAPGIGDPLVPLDGNGGYTVRRYTLDFDWRAPGTPFPATAALRATATQALSRFDLDFAGNTLHTVSVDGAPARFTRDGDELVVTPARPIPRGGTFTVRVAYTADPTLRRHRDDAIQDYGWVPTADGTLLAPQPDGARMVFPADDHPSLRAPFTFHVTTPPGLTAVANGRLVERVRQPDGRTRWTYDSEHPLAPQLVQLAIGRFALVDGTGPHGLPVRDVVAEDLVGATRAYRSLTPDHLAWLEQRLGPYPFRRYGVLVGDTELPVALETQSLSVVPSADLLGDRVDAERNLVHELAHHWTGDSVAIRRWSDLWLSEGHARYYERLYTDGHGGPDLDEAMRAAYEQHDQWRHDDGAPAEPTAGTLFRQMRYDGSALVLYALRQKVGEAAFDRIERSWVTTYRGRVAGTRDFVRLASRVAGQDLTPFLTAWLYGPHTPPMPGRPDWRVDPVEED
- a CDS encoding N-acetylmuramoyl-L-alanine amidase, which gives rise to MTASAALLVPLLIDRSADTGSPPDQRLQDDYTAAADEYHVPRNVLMGVSYLQSRWDSHPGTPSVVGGFGPMHLVDTHVAPAPEAPHDPARPSAAAAGPPARPDAGTPDKPAAQSADLQRAAILTGLPAAQLRTEDAANVRGGAALLAATQRQLGKPLSANPADWWEAVAKFPGTTDKVSAEIYANDVFDVIRRGAQRTTDAGQHVTLTASPGVRPHAPAAQGGPRPKNVECPPELSCSWLGAPYVRIDDDAYGNHDLADRPKDQRIDYIVIHDTEAPLASMLLTIQDPEEASWHYSVRSSDGHVTQHIRTKDAAWHSGSQFVNARSIGVEHEGFLRHPDAWYTEQMYRSSARLVRYLAKKYQVPMDRQHIFGHDNVPAPTEDSIPDMHDDPGPFWDWRHYFDLLGAPLRATAGPDSDVVMILPDYGKHKPRFTGCAKPGVRCAPHGSSAVRLRSEPSDDAPLIQDPGRRPDGEDSTEDVNDLGSRVSAGQTFAVAGRSGDWTAIWFQGHKAWFRNPKAQPTAVGARGRVVTPKEGVKEISVFGRALPEKDAYPEGVDEQPEAPLPYSLRAGQRYVTQSRVLGSYIDRSSFGDSPAPVVKGQEAYYEIQFDHRLAYVRASDVDVVDPPAAAGPGHPATTAGH